The following are from one region of the Polaribacter marinaquae genome:
- the folK gene encoding 2-amino-4-hydroxy-6-hydroxymethyldihydropteridine diphosphokinase, with amino-acid sequence MKIQRITYLSLGTNQGNKLENLQKAINLIGDKIGAIQKISSIYKTASWGFEGNDFYNVCIKVSTYLPPDTLLKDVLSIEQELGRERKSTENYENRNIDIDVLLFEDEIIFSKNLIVPHYKMLQRKFVMVPLEEIASNVIHPIEKKQINVCLQGCTDQSEIEKISEQLVRPIPITEKYNYIAIEGNIGAGKTSLAKMMSDEFNAKLVLERFADNPFLPKFYEDKDRYAFPLEMSFLADRYQQLSDDLAQFDLFKNFIVSDYYIFKSLIFAQVTLSNDEYLLYRKMFNLIYKEITKPDLYVYLYQNTERLLENIKKRGRTYEQNIESEYLKKIHDGYKSFISTQENLNLLIIDVSEIDFVNNKKDYNFIINKIKYN; translated from the coding sequence ATGAAAATTCAACGTATTACATATTTATCTTTAGGCACAAACCAAGGAAATAAGCTAGAAAACCTCCAAAAAGCGATCAACTTAATTGGAGACAAAATTGGCGCAATTCAAAAAATATCATCAATTTATAAAACTGCTTCTTGGGGTTTTGAAGGTAACGACTTTTACAATGTATGTATTAAAGTCTCAACATATTTACCACCAGACACTTTACTTAAAGATGTTTTATCTATTGAACAAGAGCTAGGTAGAGAGAGAAAATCAACAGAAAATTACGAAAATCGAAATATCGATATTGATGTTTTATTATTTGAAGATGAAATTATATTTTCTAAAAATCTAATTGTACCACACTATAAAATGTTACAAAGAAAATTTGTAATGGTTCCTTTGGAAGAAATAGCATCTAATGTAATTCATCCAATAGAAAAAAAACAAATCAATGTATGCTTACAAGGTTGCACCGATCAATCTGAAATAGAAAAAATAAGCGAACAATTGGTAAGACCAATACCAATTACAGAGAAATACAATTACATTGCAATAGAAGGTAATATTGGTGCTGGTAAAACTTCATTAGCTAAAATGATGTCTGATGAATTTAATGCAAAATTAGTATTAGAGAGATTTGCAGACAACCCGTTTTTACCTAAATTTTATGAAGATAAAGATAGATACGCTTTCCCTTTAGAAATGAGTTTTTTGGCCGACCGATATCAACAACTTAGCGATGATTTAGCACAATTCGACTTATTTAAGAACTTCATTGTTTCAGATTATTATATTTTTAAATCTTTAATATTCGCGCAAGTTACTTTATCTAATGATGAGTACTTATTGTATCGAAAAATGTTTAATCTAATATATAAAGAAATTACTAAACCAGATCTTTATGTGTACTTATATCAAAACACAGAGCGACTTTTAGAGAATATTAAAAAAAGGGGAAGAACATACGAGCAAAATATTGAATCTGAATATCTAAAAAAAATACACGACGGTTATAAAAGCTTTATATCAACGCAAGAAAACCTGAACTTATTAATTATAGATGTGTCTGAAATAGACTTTGTTAACAACAAAAAAGATTACAATTTTATCATAAATAAAATAAAGTATAATTAA